In Bacillus sp. FJAT-45037, the following are encoded in one genomic region:
- the ispF gene encoding 2-C-methyl-D-erythritol 2,4-cyclodiphosphate synthase — protein sequence MMRIGQGFDVHQLVEGRPLILGGITIPYEKGLLGHSDADVLLHTVADAILGAVAEGDIGKHFPDTDPEFKDADSAKLLIHVWNIVKDKGYQLGNIDCTIIAEKPKMAPHISQMRAKIAELLEADTSQVNVKATTTEKLGFTGRGEGIAAQATVLLTKNPS from the coding sequence ATGATGCGAATTGGACAGGGCTTTGATGTACACCAATTAGTCGAAGGGCGTCCACTGATTCTTGGTGGAATTACGATACCTTACGAGAAAGGTTTACTAGGGCATTCGGATGCAGATGTTTTATTACATACAGTAGCAGATGCGATTTTAGGAGCAGTAGCAGAGGGTGATATCGGTAAGCATTTCCCTGATACAGATCCTGAATTTAAAGATGCGGATTCAGCAAAATTATTGATTCATGTATGGAATATTGTGAAGGACAAAGGCTATCAGTTAGGAAATATTGATTGCACAATTATTGCCGAGAAGCCGAAGATGGCTCCACATATTTCACAGATGAGAGCGAAGATTGCTGAACTATTAGAGGCTGATACAAGTCAAGTTAATGTGAAGGCGACAACAACAGAGAAATTGGGATTCACCGGCAGAGGCGAAGGGATTGCTGCCCAAGCAACGGTTCTATTAACAAAAAATCCTTCATAA
- a CDS encoding PIN/TRAM domain-containing protein, whose product MLKWIVQLFFIIMGGTLGFLYVPELIQVINLGNIPGWLTSAYAGAIIGAALLFVTTFWLADYIVNLMKLVEEAIVKAPVTDVLFGSMGLIIGLIVAYLIGIPLNVIQIPVLSTIVPIFVTIFLGYFGFQIGFKKRDELINLFTMTRTLGKDKKREEEEEEKKRGSQLKILDTSVIIDGRIADICKTGFLEGTLVIPEFVLEELQHIADSSDVLKRNRGRRGLDILNKIQKELQVNVEIYDGDFEEIQEVDSKLVKLAKLSSGMVVTNDFNLNKVCELQGVAVLNINDLANAVKPVVLPGEELNVQVIKDGKEHHQGVAYLDDGTMIVVEGGREHIGKNLDVVVTSVLQTSAGRMIFAKPKLLEKAL is encoded by the coding sequence ATGCTGAAATGGATTGTGCAATTGTTCTTTATTATTATGGGTGGAACACTAGGCTTTTTATATGTACCAGAGCTGATCCAGGTAATTAATCTAGGAAATATTCCTGGTTGGCTAACGAGTGCGTATGCAGGAGCGATCATTGGTGCTGCTCTTTTATTCGTCACGACATTTTGGTTAGCGGATTATATTGTTAACTTAATGAAATTGGTAGAAGAAGCAATTGTTAAAGCACCTGTAACAGACGTTTTATTTGGCTCAATGGGTTTAATTATCGGACTAATTGTTGCGTATTTAATTGGTATTCCTCTTAATGTTATTCAAATTCCTGTTCTTAGCACGATTGTGCCGATCTTCGTAACGATCTTTTTAGGTTATTTTGGATTTCAAATTGGATTTAAAAAACGTGATGAATTAATTAATCTTTTTACAATGACAAGAACGTTAGGAAAAGACAAAAAGCGTGAAGAAGAAGAGGAAGAAAAGAAACGAGGCAGTCAGCTAAAGATTCTCGATACGAGCGTTATTATTGATGGGCGAATTGCTGACATTTGTAAGACGGGATTTTTAGAAGGAACCTTGGTGATTCCAGAGTTTGTTCTAGAAGAGCTTCAGCATATTGCTGATTCCTCAGATGTATTAAAGCGTAATCGCGGGCGCCGTGGCTTAGATATTCTGAACAAGATTCAAAAGGAGCTACAGGTTAACGTAGAGATCTACGATGGTGATTTTGAAGAGATCCAAGAAGTTGATAGCAAATTGGTCAAACTAGCTAAACTATCTTCAGGTATGGTTGTGACAAATGACTTTAATTTAAATAAAGTATGTGAATTACAAGGAGTCGCTGTCCTAAACATTAACGATTTAGCGAATGCGGTCAAACCAGTCGTTCTTCCAGGCGAAGAATTAAATGTTCAGGTCATAAAAGACGGAAAAGAACATCACCAAGGTGTTGCGTATTTAGATGATGGAACGATGATTGTTGTTGAAGGTGGCCGTGAACATATCGGTAAAAACCTTGATGTTGTCGTCACAAGCGTCTTGCAAACAAGTGCTGGAAGAATGATCTTTGCAAAGCCTAAGTTATTAGAGAAAGCTTTATAA
- the radA gene encoding DNA repair protein RadA, with product MAKKKTKFVCQECGYESAKWMGKCPGCQGWNSMVEEFEPSAKQSSRSYVTSGAAQGTKPQAITTIQSETEPRIDTTLVELNRVLGGGIVPGSLVLVGGDPGIGKSTLLLQLSAKLAETNQKVLYISGEESVKQTKLRADRLNASSSNLYVLAETDLSFIDRAIDEVNPALVIIDSIQTVYQEDISSAPGSVAQVRECTAAFMKIAKTRGIAIFIVGHVTKQGSIAGPKLLEHMVDSVLYFEGERHHTYRILRAVKNRFGSTNEMGIFEMKELGLEEVLNPSEIFLEERSKGAAGSIVVASMEGTRPVLVELQALISPTSFGNPRRMATGVDHNRVSLLMAVLEKRVGLLLQNQDAYLNVAGGVRLDEPAIDLAIALSIASSFRNQVTSPTDVAIGEIGLTGEIRRVSRIDQRVNEAAKLGFKRAIIPEKNLGGWTVPKGIEVVGVPTVERALEVVLGR from the coding sequence TTGGCAAAGAAAAAAACAAAATTTGTCTGCCAGGAATGTGGCTATGAGTCAGCGAAATGGATGGGGAAATGCCCTGGGTGCCAAGGATGGAACTCAATGGTAGAGGAGTTTGAGCCAAGTGCCAAACAATCTAGCCGTAGTTATGTAACTTCAGGTGCTGCTCAAGGGACAAAACCTCAGGCAATTACGACGATACAAAGTGAGACAGAACCCCGTATTGATACGACATTAGTTGAGTTAAATCGAGTCCTTGGAGGCGGGATTGTACCAGGTTCCCTCGTCCTTGTTGGTGGAGACCCAGGGATCGGGAAATCAACCCTCCTTTTGCAACTTTCAGCTAAGTTAGCAGAAACCAATCAGAAAGTCCTTTATATATCAGGAGAAGAATCGGTGAAACAAACGAAGTTGCGTGCAGACCGATTGAATGCTTCCTCTTCCAATTTATATGTTTTAGCTGAAACAGATTTATCGTTTATTGATCGGGCGATAGATGAAGTAAACCCTGCTCTAGTTATTATTGATTCGATTCAAACAGTGTATCAAGAAGATATTTCATCTGCTCCGGGAAGTGTCGCACAAGTTAGGGAATGCACAGCTGCCTTTATGAAGATTGCTAAAACAAGAGGGATTGCGATCTTTATTGTCGGTCATGTCACAAAGCAAGGGTCAATTGCTGGACCGAAATTACTTGAACATATGGTCGATTCTGTTCTGTATTTTGAAGGGGAGCGTCACCACACTTATCGAATTCTCCGTGCTGTTAAAAATAGATTTGGGTCCACCAATGAGATGGGCATTTTTGAAATGAAGGAGTTAGGACTTGAAGAAGTCTTAAATCCATCAGAAATCTTCCTTGAAGAGCGTTCTAAAGGAGCCGCTGGATCCATTGTGGTTGCTTCCATGGAGGGGACACGTCCCGTTCTAGTAGAGCTACAAGCGCTTATTTCTCCAACTAGTTTTGGAAATCCAAGAAGAATGGCAACAGGAGTTGATCACAATCGAGTTTCGTTGTTAATGGCAGTGCTTGAGAAGCGCGTAGGTCTACTTTTACAAAACCAAGATGCGTATTTAAATGTGGCGGGTGGAGTCAGATTAGATGAACCAGCTATTGATTTAGCCATCGCTTTAAGTATCGCCTCAAGTTTTCGTAATCAAGTGACTAGTCCAACCGATGTGGCTATAGGTGAGATTGGTTTAACAGGAGAGATACGACGTGTTTCAAGGATTGATCAACGAGTGAACGAAGCAGCAAAATTAGGATTTAAACGAGCGATTATACCAGAGAAAAACCTTGGAGGCTGGACAGTGCCTAAGGGGATTGAAGTAGTAGGAGTGCCAACTGTAGAGCGCGCGCTTGAGGTTGTGTTAGGGAGGTAA
- a CDS encoding protein arginine kinase has translation MSLQRFISDAISPWMKKDGTDSDIVLSSRIRLARNLKEYKFPLLSTMEESNAVVKQVREALLAEENKSIGQLEMLLMDELKVNEKRVLVEKHLISPHLAEQSKHGAVMLSDDESVSLMVNEEDHLRIQYLFKGFQLTQGLEATSKLDDWVEERLTYAFDEKRGYLTSCPTNVGTGLRASVMMHLPALAMTRQLNKILPAINQLGLVVRGIYGEGSEALGNLFQVSNQLTLGKSEQGIVEDLRDVVMQLIQQERAAREVLMQSSKLQLEDRVYRSYGILSHSRVIESKEATQRLSDVRLGIDVGLLENVSANILNELMILTQPGFLQQYAGEVLSPEVRDERRATLIRERLQLENEMNE, from the coding sequence ATGTCACTCCAACGATTTATTTCAGATGCAATCAGTCCATGGATGAAAAAAGATGGTACAGATTCGGATATTGTTTTGAGTAGTCGAATAAGATTAGCAAGAAACCTAAAAGAATATAAGTTTCCACTTCTCTCAACGATGGAAGAGTCGAACGCAGTTGTAAAGCAAGTGAGAGAAGCTTTGCTAGCTGAAGAAAACAAGTCTATTGGTCAGTTAGAGATGTTATTGATGGATGAGTTAAAAGTGAATGAAAAGCGAGTATTGGTGGAAAAGCATCTTATCAGCCCCCATTTAGCAGAACAATCTAAGCACGGAGCAGTTATGCTAAGTGATGATGAGTCTGTTAGCTTAATGGTAAATGAAGAAGATCATTTACGTATTCAATATTTATTTAAAGGGTTTCAGTTGACTCAAGGTTTAGAGGCTACAAGCAAACTAGACGACTGGGTCGAGGAACGATTAACTTATGCGTTTGATGAAAAACGAGGATATCTGACTAGCTGTCCGACAAACGTTGGGACAGGGTTAAGAGCCTCAGTCATGATGCATCTTCCTGCACTGGCGATGACACGTCAGTTAAATAAAATTTTACCAGCAATTAATCAATTAGGATTAGTTGTTAGAGGAATTTATGGGGAAGGTAGCGAAGCTTTAGGTAACCTGTTTCAGGTGTCGAACCAACTTACTCTAGGTAAATCAGAACAAGGTATCGTTGAAGATTTGCGAGATGTGGTGATGCAGTTGATTCAACAAGAGCGAGCGGCACGTGAAGTATTAATGCAAAGCTCGAAACTGCAACTTGAAGATAGAGTTTATCGTTCTTACGGAATTCTCTCACACAGTCGAGTCATCGAATCAAAAGAAGCCACGCAAAGGTTATCAGATGTTCGCTTAGGAATTGATGTAGGATTACTTGAGAATGTGTCAGCAAACATTTTGAATGAGTTAATGATTCTCACTCAACCGGGCTTTTTACAACAGTATGCGGGAGAAGTGTTATCGCCAGAAGTACGAGATGAACGAAGGGCGACTTTGATCCGTGAGAGGTTGCAACTCGAGAATGAAATGAACGAATAA
- a CDS encoding UvrB/UvrC motif-containing protein, whose product MKCQECQEKEATLHFTKIVNGQKTEFHICDQCAREKGEQFPGTNSFSIHQLLSGLLHFEQPLKEGQESATQRKELVCTNCGMRYEQFTRAGRFGCATCYESFGEKLDPILKRVHSGNDTHSGKIPIRVGGGLQLKKQIDSLKIEMKKYIENEEFEQAAETRDQIRALEKQKQNEEEG is encoded by the coding sequence ATGAAGTGCCAAGAGTGTCAAGAAAAAGAGGCAACATTGCATTTTACGAAAATTGTTAACGGGCAGAAGACAGAATTTCATATATGCGATCAATGCGCCCGCGAAAAAGGAGAACAATTCCCAGGAACTAATAGTTTCTCCATTCATCAATTATTGTCAGGATTGCTGCACTTTGAACAGCCTCTTAAAGAAGGTCAGGAGTCAGCAACTCAGCGTAAAGAGTTAGTATGTACAAATTGTGGTATGAGGTATGAGCAATTTACGAGAGCTGGACGATTTGGATGTGCTACATGTTATGAAAGTTTTGGTGAAAAGTTAGATCCTATTTTAAAACGTGTGCATAGTGGAAATGATACGCACTCAGGTAAAATCCCTATTCGTGTAGGCGGAGGATTGCAACTGAAAAAACAGATTGACTCATTAAAAATTGAGATGAAGAAATATATAGAGAATGAGGAATTTGAACAAGCGGCAGAGACCCGTGATCAAATTCGAGCACTTGAAAAACAAAAACAGAATGAAGAAGAGGGGTGA
- the clpC gene encoding ATP-dependent protease ATP-binding subunit ClpC, with amino-acid sequence MMFGRLTERAQKVLALAQEEAIRLGHNNIGTEHVLLGLIREGEGIAAKALQALGLGSEKIQKEVETLIGKGQEGSKTIHYTPRAKKVIELSMDEARKLGHSYVGTEHILLGLIREGEGVAARVLNNLGVSLNKARQQVLQLLGSNEVGNSSQQGGSSSNANTPTLDSLARDLTAIAREESLDPVIGRSKEIERVIQVLSRRTKNNPVLIGEPGVGKTAIAEGLAQAIIANEVPETLRNKRVMTLDMGTVVAGTKYRGEFEDRLKKVMDEIRQAGNVILFIDELHTLIGAGGAEGAIDASNILKPSLARGELQCIGATTIDEYRKYIEKDAALERRFQPIQVNEPTLVESVLILKGLRDRYEAHHRVTITDEAIDEAVKMSDRYIPDRFLPDKAIDLIDEAASKVRLRSYTAPPNLKELESRLEETRKEKDAAVQSQEFEKAASLRDSEQRLREELEEMKNEWKKKQGQEDTEVVVEDIAQVVASWTGIPVSKLAEEETDRLLKMESILHERIVGQEEAVKSISKAVRRARAGLKDPKRPIGSFIFLGPTGVGKTELARAVAETLFGDEDAVIRIDMSEYMEKHSTSRLVGSPPGYVGHEDGGQLTEKVRRKPYSVILLDEIEKAHPEVFNILLQVLEDGRLTDSKGRTVDFRNTAIIMTSNVGASTLKRNKYLGFTTESEGQEYKDMKGKVMEELKRSFRPEFLNRIDEIIVFHSLEKKHVREIITLMSDQLKQRLIEQGIEFELTEAAKDKITDLGYDPEYGARPLRRALQKQVEDRLSEELLKGTIFKGQKAIIDVKDDELIVETRESAQV; translated from the coding sequence ATGATGTTTGGACGTTTAACAGAAAGAGCTCAGAAAGTATTAGCATTAGCACAAGAGGAAGCGATTCGCTTAGGACATAATAATATCGGAACAGAGCATGTGCTACTAGGACTTATTCGTGAAGGAGAGGGTATTGCTGCAAAGGCTCTTCAAGCATTAGGTCTAGGTTCTGAAAAAATACAAAAAGAAGTAGAGACGTTAATTGGTAAAGGTCAAGAAGGATCTAAAACAATTCATTATACGCCTCGCGCTAAGAAAGTTATTGAGTTATCAATGGATGAAGCTAGAAAGTTAGGCCATTCCTATGTTGGAACGGAGCACATTTTATTAGGACTTATTCGCGAAGGCGAAGGGGTGGCTGCTAGAGTATTAAACAACCTAGGTGTTAGTCTAAATAAGGCGCGTCAACAAGTGTTACAACTACTTGGCAGTAATGAAGTCGGTAACTCATCTCAACAGGGTGGAAGCTCTTCTAATGCGAATACACCAACCTTAGATAGTTTGGCAAGAGATTTAACTGCAATTGCGCGTGAAGAGTCCCTAGATCCTGTTATCGGGCGCAGTAAGGAGATTGAGCGTGTTATCCAAGTGCTGAGCCGCCGCACGAAAAATAACCCTGTTCTTATCGGGGAGCCTGGTGTCGGTAAAACTGCTATCGCAGAAGGATTAGCCCAAGCAATCATCGCAAACGAAGTACCAGAAACGCTACGTAACAAGCGAGTGATGACACTTGATATGGGTACGGTTGTAGCCGGTACTAAATACCGTGGTGAATTTGAAGATCGTTTGAAAAAGGTGATGGATGAGATTCGTCAAGCTGGGAATGTCATTTTATTCATTGACGAATTGCACACATTGATTGGTGCAGGTGGAGCAGAAGGTGCAATCGATGCTTCAAACATCCTAAAACCTTCTTTGGCACGTGGTGAATTGCAATGTATTGGAGCAACTACGATAGATGAATACCGCAAATACATTGAAAAAGATGCGGCTCTAGAGCGTCGTTTCCAACCAATTCAAGTGAATGAACCAACATTAGTTGAATCGGTTTTAATCCTAAAAGGACTACGTGACCGTTATGAAGCCCATCATCGTGTCACGATTACCGATGAAGCGATTGATGAGGCAGTAAAAATGTCAGATCGCTATATTCCAGATCGTTTCTTACCGGATAAAGCGATTGACCTAATTGATGAGGCGGCATCTAAAGTACGTTTGCGTTCTTACACAGCTCCGCCAAACTTAAAAGAGCTTGAAAGCCGTTTAGAGGAGACGCGTAAAGAGAAAGACGCAGCGGTTCAAAGCCAAGAATTCGAAAAAGCAGCTTCCTTACGCGATTCCGAACAACGTCTACGTGAAGAACTAGAAGAGATGAAAAATGAGTGGAAGAAAAAGCAAGGTCAAGAAGATACAGAAGTAGTCGTAGAAGATATCGCTCAAGTGGTAGCAAGTTGGACGGGAATTCCAGTGTCTAAATTAGCTGAAGAAGAAACCGATCGCCTCCTGAAAATGGAGAGCATCTTACATGAGCGTATCGTAGGGCAAGAAGAAGCGGTTAAATCGATCTCAAAAGCGGTGCGCCGTGCACGTGCTGGATTAAAAGATCCTAAGCGCCCTATTGGTTCGTTCATCTTCTTAGGCCCAACAGGTGTTGGTAAGACGGAACTTGCACGAGCAGTAGCTGAGACATTATTCGGAGATGAAGATGCGGTGATCCGTATTGATATGTCTGAGTATATGGAAAAGCATTCAACGAGTCGTCTTGTTGGTTCTCCTCCAGGTTATGTAGGCCATGAAGACGGAGGACAGTTAACGGAAAAAGTTCGCCGCAAGCCTTATTCTGTTATCTTACTTGATGAGATTGAAAAAGCTCATCCGGAAGTATTTAATATCCTTTTACAAGTACTAGAGGATGGTCGTTTAACCGATTCAAAAGGACGAACGGTTGATTTCCGCAATACGGCTATTATTATGACATCAAACGTTGGAGCTAGTACGCTCAAGCGTAATAAGTATTTAGGATTTACAACGGAAAGTGAAGGGCAAGAATATAAAGATATGAAAGGCAAAGTTATGGAAGAGCTAAAACGTAGCTTCCGTCCTGAGTTTCTTAATCGTATCGATGAGATCATTGTCTTCCACTCACTAGAGAAAAAGCATGTACGTGAGATTATTACATTAATGTCTGATCAGTTGAAGCAGCGTCTAATTGAACAAGGCATTGAATTTGAATTAACAGAAGCTGCTAAAGATAAAATCACAGATTTAGGATATGATCCTGAGTACGGTGCGCGTCCGTTACGTCGTGCGTTGCAGAAGCAAGTTGAAGATCGTCTTTCAGAAGAGTTATTAAAAGGTACGATTTTCAAAGGTCAAAAAGCAATCATTGATGTGAAAGACGATGAGTTAATCGTTGAAACGCGCGAGAGTGCTCAAGTGTAA
- the disA gene encoding DNA integrity scanning diadenylate cyclase DisA: MDERKRGIFIQNVLKLVAPGTPLRAGIDNVLRAKTGGLIVIGYNNEMMNVVDGGFFINCDFSPAYLYELAKMDGAIILSEDSKRILYANTQLVPNNGIDSIETGIRHRTAERVAKQTGNLVISISQRRNVITLYQGEHRYSLKDIGVILTKANQAIQTLEKYKVVLDQGITNLGALEFEQLVTFHEVTQVIHRVQMVLRIKREILNYVNELGDEGRLITMQLNELVSNIEKEAIYLLKDYVKEKKQDVFDTLRELTKSETEELLDEHEIVKVLGYGKNVNVQEQPVSPRGYRILNRIPRLPPLIIGNLIDKYGDLSSVMFASIEELDEVEGIGEARAKMIKDGLQRIQEQLFVDRHI; encoded by the coding sequence ATGGACGAAAGAAAAAGAGGGATATTTATCCAAAATGTGTTGAAACTTGTTGCGCCAGGAACGCCACTTCGGGCAGGAATTGATAACGTTCTACGTGCAAAAACGGGCGGATTGATAGTGATTGGTTATAATAATGAGATGATGAACGTTGTAGATGGGGGCTTCTTTATTAATTGTGATTTCTCACCGGCTTATTTATATGAATTAGCGAAGATGGATGGGGCAATCATTCTTAGTGAAGACAGCAAGCGCATTTTATATGCAAATACGCAACTTGTGCCAAACAACGGGATTGATTCGATTGAAACGGGTATCCGACATCGAACAGCAGAGCGTGTGGCAAAGCAAACCGGAAATTTGGTTATCTCTATTTCCCAACGTCGCAACGTCATTACTTTGTATCAAGGAGAGCATCGGTATTCATTGAAAGACATCGGTGTGATTTTAACTAAAGCGAATCAAGCGATTCAGACGCTAGAGAAATATAAAGTCGTTCTTGATCAAGGGATAACAAACTTAGGCGCTTTAGAATTTGAACAACTGGTAACGTTCCATGAAGTAACTCAAGTCATCCACCGTGTTCAAATGGTGTTAAGGATTAAACGAGAAATTTTAAACTACGTGAATGAACTTGGTGATGAAGGACGTTTAATAACGATGCAGTTAAATGAACTTGTCTCAAACATAGAAAAAGAAGCCATCTATTTGCTAAAAGATTACGTCAAGGAAAAGAAGCAAGACGTGTTTGATACGTTGCGTGAATTAACAAAGTCAGAAACGGAAGAGTTGCTCGATGAACATGAGATTGTTAAAGTTCTCGGCTACGGTAAGAATGTTAATGTTCAAGAACAACCCGTTTCACCACGAGGGTATCGTATTTTAAATCGCATTCCGAGATTACCGCCGCTAATTATCGGGAACCTAATTGACAAGTACGGGGATTTATCAAGTGTGATGTTTGCAAGCATCGAGGAATTAGATGAAGTTGAAGGAATTGGAGAAGCTCGGGCGAAGATGATAAAGGATGGATTACAACGAATCCAAGAACAATTATTTGTTGACCGTCATATTTAA
- a CDS encoding CtsR family transcriptional regulator: protein MRNISDVIEQYLKATLMKSEDDLLEIKRSELAKQFECVPSQINYVISTRFTIEKGYIVESKRGGGGYIRIIKVKPHDDLALFEQLMNLIGKKIDQQTAENVILRLLDEEAVSKREANLMISVVDRTLFQTTVAHRDEIRANLLKAMLGTLIYKQDR, encoded by the coding sequence TTGAGAAATATCTCTGATGTCATAGAACAATATTTAAAAGCTACATTGATGAAAAGTGAAGATGATCTATTAGAGATTAAAAGAAGTGAACTCGCTAAACAGTTTGAGTGTGTACCTTCGCAAATAAACTACGTAATTAGTACTCGTTTTACGATAGAAAAAGGATATATTGTTGAAAGTAAGCGAGGCGGCGGTGGGTATATACGAATTATTAAGGTGAAGCCTCATGACGATCTAGCTCTCTTTGAACAATTGATGAATCTAATCGGCAAAAAAATTGATCAACAAACAGCAGAAAATGTTATCTTAAGGCTTCTTGATGAAGAGGCTGTGTCGAAAAGAGAAGCTAATTTGATGATAAGTGTAGTGGATCGCACACTATTTCAAACCACGGTGGCTCATCGAGACGAAATAAGAGCGAATCTTCTAAAAGCAATGCTAGGCACATTAATATATAAACAAGACCGTTGA
- the ispD gene encoding 2-C-methyl-D-erythritol 4-phosphate cytidylyltransferase codes for MHYHVVIPAAGQGKRMKAGMNKQFIHLRDEPIIVHTVRAFTNDPWCDRIIVVASENEREEMFRLLSTLSSKKDIEVVLGGQERQQSVKYGLDVLENSGIVLIHDGARPFIDQEYIHRLVLKANEAGAATIAVPMKDTVKRVYDMSVVETVDRSKLWAIQTPQAFQTARIKTAHKKADDAGKLGTDDASLLEWMGDSVSIVEGDYMNIKITTPEDLVFAEAILNHKERV; via the coding sequence ATGCATTATCATGTAGTAATTCCAGCTGCTGGTCAAGGGAAACGGATGAAAGCAGGAATGAACAAGCAATTTATTCATTTAAGAGATGAACCAATCATTGTCCATACTGTTCGAGCTTTTACTAATGACCCATGGTGTGATCGAATCATCGTTGTTGCAAGTGAAAATGAACGTGAAGAGATGTTTCGTCTGCTATCTACCTTGAGTAGCAAAAAAGATATCGAGGTTGTTCTTGGTGGTCAGGAGAGGCAGCAAAGTGTGAAATATGGACTAGATGTACTAGAGAACAGCGGAATCGTGCTCATTCATGACGGAGCTAGGCCGTTTATCGACCAAGAATACATTCACCGCTTAGTTCTCAAGGCAAATGAAGCAGGTGCGGCCACTATCGCTGTTCCAATGAAAGATACGGTCAAGCGTGTCTACGACATGAGTGTAGTAGAAACAGTGGATCGCTCTAAGCTATGGGCGATTCAGACACCACAAGCCTTTCAGACTGCACGGATTAAAACCGCCCATAAGAAAGCAGACGATGCAGGAAAACTTGGAACGGATGATGCTAGTCTTCTTGAATGGATGGGGGATTCGGTTTCGATTGTGGAAGGTGATTATATGAATATCAAGATTACCACACCTGAGGATTTAGTGTTTGCAGAAGCAATTTTGAACCATAAGGAGAGAGTATAG